Sequence from the Pseudophaeobacter arcticus DSM 23566 genome:
CAGTCAAGCAGTCAAAAGGAAAGCCATATGCGTTTTATGATGTCGTACGACTTGATGGAAACCGCCCGGAATATGAACCAGTGGCTGGGCGCCAGTGCCTTGTCGATGGCCTCCTACCCTGCCTTTTCGGCGGTCCCCAACCCGGCGCTTAGCTGGATGGCCGCCTGGGGCGAAGTCACCGAACGCACCTTTCAACGCATGAGCGTCAAACCCGACTGGGGCATCCACAGTTTCACCTGCGAAGACGGCAAGGACCATCTGGTCGAAGTCACCCCGGTAGTTGAACGCGACTTTGGCGATCTTATTCACTTCTGCGTCGCTGGCCGCGAAGAACAGCCCCGCAAGGTTCTGGTCGTGGCCCCGATGTCTGGCCACTATGCAACGCTGCTGCGCTCCACCGTCAAAAGCCTGCTTGTCAACTGTGAAGTCTATATAACGGACTGGCACAACGCCCGCGACATTCCGGTCTCTGCCGGCAAGTTCGATATCGAAGATTACACATTGTACCTTGTTGATTTCATGCGTGAACTGGGCCCAGACACCCATGTGATTGCGGTCTGTCAGCCAGCGCCGCTGACCCTGGCGGCAACCGCCTATCTGGCCGAGCAGGATCCTGCTGCACAGCCCTCCTCGCTGACCCTGATTGGCGGTCCGGTTGACCCGGATGCCACCCCAACCGAGGTCACCGACTTTGGTCGCCGGGTCACCATGGGCCAGCTGGAAGAAACCATGATCCAGCGGGTTGGTTTCAAATACAAGGGCGTTGGCCGCAAGGTCTATCCCGGCCTGCTGCAGCTCTCTTCTTTCATGTCGATGAACATGGATCGTCACTCGCAGGCCTTTAGCGATCAGATCCAGCGCGCCAGCCGTGGTGAATCCTCGGAGCACGATGCCCATAACCGTTTTTACGATGAATATCTGGCGGTGATGGATATGACGGCAGAGTTCTACCTTTCCACCGTTGAGCGCGTGTTCAAATCCCGTGAAATCGCCCGCAATGAATTTGTCGTGGATGGCCATAAGGTTGATATCGGTGCGATCACCGATGTGGCGGTGAAATCCGTTGAAGGCGCCAATGATGATATCTCGGCCCCCGGCCAGTGTATTGCAGCATTGGATCTGTGTACCGGCCTGCCAGACAGCAAGAAGGCCAGCCATGTCGAACCCGGCGCCGGCCACTATGGTATCTTTGCGGGCCGCAGCTGGCGCGACAATATCCGCCCCCTGGTCATTGAATTCATGGATGCAAACAGCCGCAAACCCAAAACCGCTGCAAAACCCCAGGTGACCAAAGGCAAGGCCAAACTCACCGCCGTGGAAGGCTGAACTCATGCACGACGGGACCTTTAACTTTTCCTGCTCCTGTGGCTGCTTTGCCGGCCATATTTCGGCAGAGGGACAAAAATCCGGGCTTCGGATCTTGTGCCATTGTCCGGATTGTCGCGCGGCTGAGCTCTATCATCATCAACCCGACCCGGTTGAGGGGGTAGACCTGTTTCAACTGGCGCCGCATGCCATCACCATCACCAAGGGAGCAGAGCACCTGCACCTTCTGCGCCTTGGTCCCAAAGGCCTGTTTCGCTGGTACGCAGGGTGCTGTGGCACCCCCTTTGCCAATACCCTTTCAAAACCGCAGCTGGCCTTTGCCGGGCTGCGGACAGATCTGTTTGACGACAAGAACGCACTCGGCAAGGTCAAAGCCCAGGCCCATGTCCCCCGCCCCGGCAAGCCGCCGCGCAGCCAAGGCATGGCACGCATGGTCTATGGGATCTTCTCACGGATGATTACCGCACGCCTGTCCGGCCTGTGGCGTGAGACGCCCTTTTTTGATGTTGAAACCGGCAAGCCAGTGGCGGAGCCAGAGGTGCTGTCAAAAGAGGCCCGCGCCAAGCTCTACCCCTAGGGCCTGCGCGCCCCCCCCCCCTGAACAACCTGCACAGCCCCTGTCTGCACAGCCCCTGTCTACACGATCCCTGTCTACACGATCCCTGTCTGCACGATCCCTGTCGGTCACGATCCCCGACAGGGTTGAAACTCTGTCTCAGGAAGCGCTGCCCTAGGCGGCCTCTGCGCCCACAGGGCTCGCCAGCCAATGCAACAGCGCCCGGTTGACCGCTTCCGGCTGTTCCAGCCCCGGCAAATGCCCAGCGCCTGCAATGATTTCCAGCCC
This genomic interval carries:
- a CDS encoding DUF6151 family protein, which translates into the protein MHDGTFNFSCSCGCFAGHISAEGQKSGLRILCHCPDCRAAELYHHQPDPVEGVDLFQLAPHAITITKGAEHLHLLRLGPKGLFRWYAGCCGTPFANTLSKPQLAFAGLRTDLFDDKNALGKVKAQAHVPRPGKPPRSQGMARMVYGIFSRMITARLSGLWRETPFFDVETGKPVAEPEVLSKEARAKLYP
- the phaZ gene encoding polyhydroxyalkanoate depolymerase; translation: MRFMMSYDLMETARNMNQWLGASALSMASYPAFSAVPNPALSWMAAWGEVTERTFQRMSVKPDWGIHSFTCEDGKDHLVEVTPVVERDFGDLIHFCVAGREEQPRKVLVVAPMSGHYATLLRSTVKSLLVNCEVYITDWHNARDIPVSAGKFDIEDYTLYLVDFMRELGPDTHVIAVCQPAPLTLAATAYLAEQDPAAQPSSLTLIGGPVDPDATPTEVTDFGRRVTMGQLEETMIQRVGFKYKGVGRKVYPGLLQLSSFMSMNMDRHSQAFSDQIQRASRGESSEHDAHNRFYDEYLAVMDMTAEFYLSTVERVFKSREIARNEFVVDGHKVDIGAITDVAVKSVEGANDDISAPGQCIAALDLCTGLPDSKKASHVEPGAGHYGIFAGRSWRDNIRPLVIEFMDANSRKPKTAAKPQVTKGKAKLTAVEG